TAACTGTCCAAAGTATCCTTGGAATCTTCGGCGCTCCAAGCGGCGAGCCCTGCAACGGTAATGCCCGCAGCAAATCGGGAACCGCTAAAAATCGGCGACGCTAAACTGCCATGCATATTGAAATAGAAATTGTGCAAAGTATAAGTGCGATAAATCGGTTCGATTTTTCCGCTCGGGCTTACGGTGAAACTTTCTGCAAATGTGCCCGGACGATACAAATCCGAATTGGCAATTTGATAAACCGCAGAAACTCCGTTCCCCACGCCCGCGGTATTTGTCGCCGTCGCTTCGCTTGTTCCGCCGTCGAGAGAAACGCCAATCGATGCGGATAAACGTTTCTGATAAGTCCATTCCAAATTATCTTCGTATAAATTAAAATTCGCCCAATCATATCCCGCATTCACAAAGATGCTATCGCCCGATTTGAAAATGCTGTAAGCCGCCGACGCTTCCACTGCACTCATCGGAATCGAATATTGCGATGTTCCCACCGAATCTTCGTGGCTTCGCGGATCTTCGTAGCGGACCGTATCTTTGGAGCGGTAATTCACATTGGTAAACGAAATTCCCAAGGTAACCGGCGTCGAATGATTTTCTAAAGAAACGGTAAATTCGCGTTCGATTTCGGGATTGATTCCGTCGCTGTTAATGTAATCAAATCCGTTGCCGACTTCTAAAAGCAGCCCCGCCGAAAGAATATTCTTCTTTAACGGATCGGAAAGAGTCATCGCTAAACCGATTTTTGGCGTCGCTTGGCCATCGCCTTTCACGGTGAAATCGGGGGAACGTTCTTGGATAACAAATAACGGTGCGAGAAGAAGAGTCGTCGGAATCGGCTTGTAATTGCGCTCGCTTCCCGCATATTCGATTTCGGCAAATTCCAAATGCTTTTCTTCTTTGGCGAGTTTTTCACCGGCTAAAATCAGCGGTGGATTTGCGGGCTTTTTGAGAATGGAATCGCGGCGAGTGATGAGGGTATCTATTTTACAAGGACTTAAAACGAGATAACTTTTTGACGAATCCGGAGCGGAATTTTTTAACGAATCCGTGAGAAGAGAATCGATAGCCAAAGAATCTTTTGCGAGGAAGTCCATTTCCGCTGAATCCGAGACGCTTAAAATTTTTGCCGAATCGATTGCTGTTGAATCAGCTGTTGAATTTGCTGCCGAAGAATCAATTGCAGCTTGTAAAAGCGATGAATCGGAAACAGGTTCGGGGCAAGTCGTGTAAGTCGTATCGTAGAGAACGATGACAGAATCTTTTGTCGCATCGTAATCGGTCAAAGGAATCGAATACAGAGAAAATCCATCTTTATCGTAATTGGTGTAATAGACAATTCCCGAATCGACGACAGGAGTGAATGCGCCGCCGAGAACATTTGTAATCGGATGTTCCGCGCTTCCGTTTATTTTTTTCGTGTAAAGGTTAAAAATTCCCGTGCGATTGCTCGAATAAATGAGAGTTTCATTGTCTACCCAGTTCGGGTCGCGCAAATCAATTCCCGCTTGTTTTAAATCGATGAGATTTGAACCATCGCTGTTGATAATAGCGATACCGCGATCGTGATCGTCAAAATAGCTGAAAGCGATTTTCTTTCCATCGGGGCTGAACTTCGGCGTGTAAATATTGTAATACAAGAATTTTGCATCGGGAACGAAAAGGTCGATCAATTCATCGGGGCTTTTTGCGCCGACTTCGGGAAGAGTTGTTTTGCTCAACACGAATCGGGTCGAATTGATTTCGCGTCGCACGAAGACAATTTCTTTTCCATCGGGAGAAATGTCGGGGTAAACGGCATCGGCAAGGCGCGTCGCGAGTTGCTTATTTCCATTCGTATCGGAGATTGCGATATCAAAATGAGCGTGTCCGTTGCGGTCGCGCTTTTGAAAAGTCGTGTAAGCGAGAACTGGTCCGCGTTCTGGAATATCGCGGACAGAAATGCCTTTGTCAAACCAAGGCTTC
The nucleotide sequence above comes from Hallerella porci. Encoded proteins:
- a CDS encoding PD40 domain-containing protein — its product is MKFHLFLFLCFFCGISAAAEISFSGNNSDIRWKTSASEHFNYIYPAEYSTHAGRVASAAEAVYDSIVSRYHIEMPLRIDVSIQNALYANGSAVPNENAVNLFLSNWDFKIRSTHPWVTDVVTHEFSHLVSIESGSKLPHFLYGLQVSYIDYYNERNNQNASVVLPFTLQPLWLAEGTAQFESARMGFDSWDSHRDMLLRIAALNDNLLELNYMHDFADNSLDAELGPYTQGFSLVRYIHEKYGEQAVPDIWFELSKPYRVTLSGALQKVIGIDEDSLYAEWKNEITAHYKKQEESLGVLVNGKKWTEEAFYNDFPVVAGGNIYGVSNFGGPWFDGNLFKIPTHAEDSVAVTDSASGISITVQDSVLDISQYAKSGFKTEKPWFDKGISVRDIPERGPVLAYTTFQKRDRNGHAHFDIAISDTNGNKQLATRLADAVYPDISPDGKEIVFVRREINSTRFVLSKTTLPEVGAKSPDELIDLFVPDAKFLYYNIYTPKFSPDGKKIAFSYFDDHDRGIAIINSDGSNLIDLKQAGIDLRDPNWVDNETLIYSSNRTGIFNLYTKKINGSAEHPITNVLGGAFTPVVDSGIVYYTNYDKDGFSLYSIPLTDYDATKDSVIVLYDTTYTTCPEPVSDSSLLQAAIDSSAANSTADSTAIDSAKILSVSDSAEMDFLAKDSLAIDSLLTDSLKNSAPDSSKSYLVLSPCKIDTLITRRDSILKKPANPPLILAGEKLAKEEKHLEFAEIEYAGSERNYKPIPTTLLLAPLFVIQERSPDFTVKGDGQATPKIGLAMTLSDPLKKNILSAGLLLEVGNGFDYINSDGINPEIEREFTVSLENHSTPVTLGISFTNVNYRSKDTVRYEDPRSHEDSVGTSQYSIPMSAVEASAAYSIFKSGDSIFVNAGYDWANFNLYEDNLEWTYQKRLSASIGVSLDGGTSEATATNTAGVGNGVSAVYQIANSDLYRPGTFAESFTVSPSGKIEPIYRTYTLHNFYFNMHGSLASPIFSGSRFAAGITVAGLAAWSAEDSKDTLDSYYLSPLLLEGYPYLITTEDYNRSGRKTAKAELHYLFPIFEDFRKQFWIFTTRDFFVNLYAQVGAAWNDHGVPMSKFKKRDFWDRSVGLEFRMANRIFYTLPFNISLNLARGLDRIGEDEYGEGGRKMEPIGISILPKSIRPTKIKFSIGFDFENTWMN